One genomic window of Thermodesulfobacteriota bacterium includes the following:
- the groES gene encoding co-chaperone GroES translates to MKIRPLQDRVIVKRLEEEQKTAGGIIIPDTAKEKPQKGEIVAAGPGKRNEDGKVQPLDIKAGDKVLFSKYAGTEIKVEGEELLIMREDDIMGVIEG, encoded by the coding sequence ATGAAGATCCGACCCCTGCAGGACCGCGTCATCGTGAAGCGACTCGAGGAGGAGCAGAAGACCGCCGGCGGAATCATCATCCCCGACACGGCCAAGGAGAAGCCCCAGAAGGGCGAGATCGTCGCCGCCGGCCCCGGCAAGCGCAACGAGGACGGCAAGGTCCAGCCCCTCGACATCAAGGCGGGCGACAAGGTGCTCTTCTCCAAGTACGCGGGCACCGAGATCAAGGTGGAGGGCGAAGAGCTCCTCATCATGCGCGAAGACGACATCATGGGCGTGATCGAGGGCTAA
- the gap gene encoding type I glyceraldehyde-3-phosphate dehydrogenase produces the protein MRIAINGFGRIGRSVFRLLEARDEMEVVAVNDLADVQALAYLLRHDTIMGAFPGNVTVEGDVLRSPRQTVRMLSLRNPGELPWKELGIDYVIEATGVFRKREQLQAHLDAGAGRVVLTVPAKDEIDATVVIGVNEDQLRPEHRIVSNASCTTNCLAPLAAVLDREFGIERGLMTTVHAYTNDQRLADVPHSDWRRSRAAAENTIPTTTGAARAVGKVLPHLKGRLDGMAMRVPVPDGSIVDLVVLLREIVSVQKINDAVRAAAETDRLRGVLRYSEAPLVSSDIIGDPHSSIFDAPLTQTIGEHAAKVLSWYDNEWGYSNRVVDLIRVLEGLRA, from the coding sequence ATGCGCATCGCGATCAACGGGTTCGGCCGCATCGGGCGAAGCGTCTTTCGGCTCCTGGAGGCCCGGGACGAGATGGAGGTGGTGGCCGTCAACGACCTGGCCGACGTGCAGGCCCTGGCCTATCTGCTGCGCCACGACACCATCATGGGGGCCTTCCCCGGCAACGTGACGGTGGAGGGCGACGTGCTCCGCAGCCCCCGCCAGACGGTGCGCATGCTCTCCCTGCGAAACCCCGGGGAGCTGCCCTGGAAGGAGCTGGGGATCGACTACGTGATCGAGGCCACCGGGGTCTTCCGCAAGCGGGAGCAGCTCCAGGCGCACCTGGACGCCGGGGCAGGGCGGGTCGTGCTCACGGTGCCGGCCAAGGACGAGATCGACGCCACGGTCGTCATCGGGGTCAACGAGGACCAGCTGCGCCCGGAGCACCGGATCGTCTCCAACGCCTCCTGCACCACCAACTGCCTCGCTCCCCTGGCGGCGGTGCTCGACCGGGAGTTCGGGATTGAGCGGGGGCTCATGACCACGGTGCACGCCTACACCAACGACCAGCGCCTGGCCGACGTGCCCCATTCGGACTGGCGCCGCAGCCGCGCCGCGGCGGAGAACACCATCCCCACCACCACCGGGGCGGCCCGGGCCGTGGGCAAGGTGCTCCCCCACCTCAAGGGCAGGCTCGACGGCATGGCCATGCGGGTTCCGGTGCCGGACGGGTCCATCGTGGACCTGGTGGTGCTGCTGCGGGAAATCGTGTCGGTGCAGAAGATCAACGACGCGGTGCGCGCCGCGGCCGAGACCGACCGGCTGCGCGGGGTGCTGCGCTACAGCGAAGCCCCCCTGGTCTCGAGCGACATCATCGGGGACCCCCACTCCTCGATCTTCGACGCCCCCCTGACCCAGACCATCGGCGAGCACGCGGCCAAGGTCCTGTCCTGGTACGACAACGAGTGGGGCTACTCGAACCGGGTGGTGGACCTGATCCGGGTCCTGGAAGGCCTGCGGGCGTAG
- a CDS encoding glyceraldehyde 3-phosphate dehydrogenase NAD-binding domain-containing protein encodes MAIRIGISGFGRIGRNLFRLGYREPDLEFVAVSDVADLESLAYLLSHGTIEGTFPEEVRVEGNHLSAGPQRVRYLQESTPGVIPWDVFGVDVVLECTGRFRRREELERHLAAGARKVLLSTPALDPIDRTIINGVNDADLRPEDRIVSNGSSSSHALGLALKILHDAAGVEWAFMTTVHAVTGDQQLSDTAKPSPRWSRSAAKNIIPNPTWAPGAVEAMIPALRGRVKGVSLNVPVMVGSNIDLVTLLAKPLSAEEVNAILGQAAQGAYRGLADYTEDPIVSSDVKGNLASAVFDASATLGMGPGMVKTLTWFDNGWAYAARMLELARRMAQPGFGG; translated from the coding sequence ATGGCGATTCGCATCGGCATCTCCGGCTTCGGCCGCATCGGGAGAAACCTGTTTCGGCTCGGGTACCGGGAGCCGGACCTGGAGTTCGTGGCCGTCAGCGACGTGGCCGATCTGGAATCCCTGGCCTACTTGCTCAGCCACGGCACCATCGAGGGAACGTTCCCGGAGGAGGTGCGGGTGGAGGGGAACCACCTCTCGGCAGGGCCGCAGCGGGTGCGCTACCTGCAAGAGTCCACCCCGGGGGTCATCCCCTGGGACGTGTTCGGGGTGGACGTGGTGCTCGAGTGCACGGGCCGGTTCCGCCGCCGGGAGGAGCTCGAGCGCCATCTCGCGGCCGGGGCCCGCAAGGTGCTGCTCTCCACCCCGGCCCTGGACCCCATCGACCGCACCATCATCAACGGCGTGAACGACGCCGACCTGCGGCCCGAGGACCGGATCGTCTCCAACGGCTCGAGCTCCAGCCACGCCCTGGGACTGGCGCTCAAGATCCTCCACGACGCCGCCGGGGTCGAGTGGGCGTTCATGACCACCGTGCACGCGGTGACCGGGGATCAGCAGCTCAGCGATACGGCCAAGCCGAGCCCTCGCTGGAGCCGCAGCGCCGCCAAGAACATCATTCCCAACCCCACCTGGGCGCCCGGCGCCGTGGAGGCCATGATCCCGGCGCTCCGGGGGCGCGTGAAGGGGGTTTCCCTCAACGTTCCGGTAATGGTGGGGTCCAACATCGATCTTGTGACCCTGCTGGCGAAGCCGCTCTCGGCCGAGGAGGTGAACGCCATCCTGGGACAGGCGGCGCAAGGGGCCTACCGCGGCCTCGCCGACTACACCGAGGACCCCATCGTCTCGAGTGACGTGAAGGGAAACCTCGCCTCCGCGGTCTTCGACGCCTCGGCCACCCTGGGGATGGGCCCCGGAATGGTGAAGACCCTTACCTGGTTCGACAACGGCTGGGCCTACGCCGCCCGCATGCTGGAGCTGGCCCGCCGCATGGCCCAGCCCGGGTTCGGAGGTTAA
- a CDS encoding 4Fe-4S binding protein — translation MSAKSAPRARKPKVAPGENPITVYPAWCKRCGICMAFCPKNVLEPGPDGSPCAARPQDCILCRMCELRCPDFAISVAPQEGAEETP, via the coding sequence ATGAGCGCCAAGTCAGCCCCCCGGGCCCGCAAGCCCAAGGTCGCCCCGGGCGAGAATCCCATTACCGTGTACCCCGCCTGGTGCAAGCGGTGCGGCATCTGCATGGCCTTCTGCCCCAAGAACGTGCTGGAGCCGGGCCCCGACGGGAGCCCCTGCGCCGCCCGGCCCCAGGACTGCATCCTGTGCCGCATGTGCGAGCTGCGGTGCCCCGACTTCGCCATCTCGGTGGCCCCCCAAGAGGGTGCGGAGGAGACGCCATGA